In Glycine max cultivar Williams 82 chromosome 10, Glycine_max_v4.0, whole genome shotgun sequence, the DNA window tatttttttcaaaatgatcctttttttaaaatattgactttgattttttattttatttttgaaaatgattatttattttttaaaaaaattcacttgttatcttatcttatttcaaaaagttcaaaatattttttaactatttcgAATAACACTCAGATGAAAAGagcattttaaataatttaaaggaCATCTGAAATATATTTTACGAAATAACTCATTATACAACATAAAcgcttaaattaaaataaattattaagatgTCTGTATATTATAtagattaaaacaaattaatgtgTATTGTATTTTATcgcttataaattttttaaattctctttgtcttttttttatctaatttaaatACCTTTATTCAATGAATTAACTACACTGCTTACTTGCAACTaaccatttattttatatcGGAGAAAAgtcattactatttttttatattttgaagtgACAAATGATTTACCAAGTTATATTTTCAgaagagataaataaaataagacggATAGAGtgccttttaaaataaaatataagataatttaaaaatttactcttatattatgaattaaaatactCAATTTGAAATAACATTTTCATTCTCCTCACATTTTCAAATAGATATTCTTAATACAAGAGGAATCGAAactctctaaattttttaaataataaaaaatagaagttaaacacagttaataaaaaaactaatgataTAAAAGTAGAGGAAACTTAAtgtaagttaaaagaaaaatttaaaatttaaaaaatgatttaaaggtaaaattatctactaaaaaatgaaaagtgatTAGTGGGTGGTTATCTAATTTTGATTAATGGATCAGTTTAATCTacctaattaaagaaaattaattattattactgttttaatattattaaaaataaagataaaataatttaaaaatacagaGACAAAAAGTATTATATCccctttatatattatataatggtataaatattttttgttctcttaCTTAGATGTACATTATTTCATGTTATTCTCGTaactagttaaaaaaatgtCCCTCAATTGTATCAAATTACTTTCACTATTTGTTTACTTCTTCTTAACCACCTATTCTTTTGAATCTATCATTTCTTTTCTATCTCTAAATTGATTTTGTGTTTCTGGTTTGGTCTACATATTATTTGTTTACTTTCATTAATctacatattttttgttttgtgtttttggtttggTCAGTGTTGGGTGGGGTTGGACTTGGTATTGTTTTGGTTTTGGTAGATAGATCATAGATGTACTTGTACGCTTCTTTGAACAGATTCTCGCCTCTCTTCACACCTCTTACGGATTATTTTTAAGCTATTGTTTGCGGCGTCGCTTACATTTTGAATGTTTCaattgatttatttggttgGCCCCATAGGTCACAAAAAGGTAAATTGagaatcattttattttcttttttagacctcgattccatatttttttagatacattttggttccattttttttttctagtgaaACATTTTGATTCCATGTAATTGACGTGTTTATGATATAAATATGGAATTGTGGTCTTCTATTACTATAAGCTTTTGTCTTTCCTTAAGCTAAACTATAGagaagttactttttttttcatttatttaagggAAGTGTTAAACAACAATATTTCTGTTAGGAGATTTATatcaattttcatatattatccAATCAATttgataaagagaaaaaaaattatgcattgtTAATGTACAGATTTTTATAAAGTCATTCAATCATAactcattatatataataaatttattaacttttaaaataattattagttattttaaagtaattcaaataataatttataattaaatggtagtataaaattattttacatcatTAGTACATACAATTAaactctttaattaatttttttagatatttaattaaaCCCTTTAGTAAGTTGTTCTTTTTTTAGGAGTTACTTATCTCATAAATAAATTGGATGCACAATTATTAGCAActatcagatttttttttttgataaggatactattaaaataatttgctcgcttaattttaaattgtatcattttttttcaatttgaaattgcatgattttaaaattaagggaAAACcactaatgtttttgttttttattttattttattttaatattacattatttattttgattatcagattcttttttaaaaaatgttaataaaacgTTTGATCTTTAAAAaacgattttaattttaaaaaaattaaacttgtaCTTATCTAAAACATATTATTGTTTgtaaaaccaaaaatagaacATAAGTATGTGTGTAAACTTAGAATTACACTTACCTaggaacatatatttttttgtctataaaACCAAAATAGAACATACGTATGTGTGTaaagttagattttgttttttgaagagGTGTAAAGTTAGAATTATATtatctaaaaacatatttttgtctataaaactaaaaatagaatGCGTGTGTAGAATAACTTACATAATTGAATATCCTGTCAAAAAACTTACATAATTGAATAACTTTTAGCACAGTATGAAACTAATTAATCTTACCATTTGTGTGTACAAGCTAAATgcttttatacatatataatttaataacttttaatagaatatgaatatttaattaaccTTACCGTTggactaaaaatttaataaacacttaattttattaagtcagaataaattaaagttatttaaaaataaaaaaaaacagtttaattttcatatactaaaaattaattaaaattttgagttaaataacaaatatttttataaacaacTAGATATCACCGTACGTATAAATTGTAGGTGATGTCTGAATAAAGAATTTCAAAgttttgagaaattaaaaatgtataggAGTTTAAGtacttcaaattttcttttatctttaaaatacttatttggattaagtgatttaagtTTCTTGTATTTCAAAGTTTTTGTTTAGCCAAGTAGTTTAATTTCCATCATATGAAAATTTCATTTGTATTATTTGAAATTCCTTCATtttgcttgaaaaaaaaagaagctataaACTTCCTATcgtttaaaaagttttttttttggatttgatATCCACATAAGTcgttttgatatataatattttaaatttacttaaaatttgaattcctcTCTCAAAGTTCTCCATCATTatgatatatagtttttttatatttagtatCTAACCTTGTTGCAGATTCAGATAGTTAATTTTCGGTAACAAAATTAGATAAAAGGacttaattaaaagaataaatataaatttaagggttcaattaaaaaaagttaaaaaaatactcaataaTTCAAGGACATGTAGAATAATTTAGCCATAAATTTCATGCTTGTACACTAGTAATTCAAAATACTTTATCATCACATgaaattaaataggaagggTATTTTGTGTGATTCACGTGCTGTCTTTCCTCTGCACAGTACATCAATGATTCAATGATGTTTGCAAATGGTTAGTGGTATTTGCTCCAAAGTTTTCATCCTGCAAAGTATACTAAGGCAGGACAACTTTAGCATATTAAATCATACTAAGGGAGTAGTTTCAAGCAATCTtattcccttttctttttcatctacTTTTCATACACACTGTACTCAAGTGAGTAATGGTCTTATGGTCATgtacaagatttttttattttattttttctttaacagtGTACCATGTGACATTGATTTTAATGactataaaaaatcaatataaattttttacatttttaaaaataattattataaaaaccaaTAGACTTAACCTTCATAATAATTTGCTatcaaataacaatataatttaaattattagtgCATACTGTGGCAATAGTTTAGGATTCcactaaatagtttttttttatttatacagtTCTAAAGGGCTCACCTAGATCgattggtattttttttcatacacttcaattaaatgtttttatgttCCATTAACGGTAACAAAAATAAGTACaatgaaaaatacaatttttttttgtgtaaaaacCGTTGTTACATAATCTAAGGATCCGGTTATATGCATTAAACATAACTATTAAAGAGCATTTAATATACTTTATAAGTATTTGTAATTATTCAaaagtaatattaattaatttttatattttcaatataataaagTCCTTGTTACGTTTATTTTTCAACTGATACCCTCAAACCAATATATGTTGATCAGATTTCtcaatagcaaaaaaaaaaaaaaaagtgttaatataagtaaaagtagttttttttttttttttactgatacCCCACATCAAAACATTGCAGCAACAAATCTCAAGTTAggaataatagttaaaaaaaaatttcctcaAAGAGTCAGCAAGTAAAGTTCATCATCAAGAATCACGATTCACTTCTATTGCGACTAACTACTATTAAGTTCCAGTAAAAGAGCCTCAAATCCTTAATCCTTAAAATTAACATTTGGTAATtgccatataaaaaataaaggttgCGTACGCGCGTAATTCTAAAATTGAAGGCTCTTCATCAGTTCCTATCAACAAACAGCTGTAGCCAACCACTCAAAAGAAAAGTTCATACTAGATTTCCAAAATATGAAGACCTAACAAAGTCATGTATGCCAGCAGGTGGAAAGCATTCGAGTTTTAGTATAACAAAAAGTTAGGGTTACAGACTTTGTTTGGAAACGCTTTCGGAGGTAGATTTGACATAAAAATTTTCAAGTTACTAGCTTTAGCTTCTGCATCTTCTTTTagattatttataaaagaaaacagtGTTTACAATTACCATGGACTACATTATATGATTTTGCTTTTCTACCCAAtgtaaaactgaaaaataaccTACCTGATCATGTCTACTGGTTTTTCTTAATCCTGGATGTTGAAAAGGATGATCTCGGTTTCTGACTGGATTTTCTTGTTTTGTCGGCATCTGCATTGGAACTTCTAATAATGAAAAGGAAAGTTTCAACAAACATGGCACCAACCAACCCAAGAATTCCTCCAGCGGCATTCTGGAAATAGAGACAAGAAAGGAAGGAAACGAAGAGAAATGAAAACTCATAACTACAACTATTTGAGGATATAAATGAATAACAATGAAAAACAGATTTTAGGTAGTACCATGGCAGGACTGTGATTAAACAATGCTCTAAATGCTGCATATCCGAGAAGATAGCCAGTAAACATGGTAACCACAACATGCAAACCTGAAaatgttaaaggaaaaaatagaaaaaatgaaatcaaatagAGCTACTTCAGAGATATGCAGGTAAGCACAAACCTTGTAAATATATGACATCAGAGATACTGAATATGGCAAATCACATCCCTAGAAAATAGAGGGTGAAAATACTAAAGATTTTTGTCATCAAAATTGAATTTCTCTATTTCATTGTAACAGAGAGAATATTGAAAGGGCTAATTTTTAAGTAACATCACTACTCCCAACAATCACCAAAGAAAGACTTCCAGCATAAAGAAAATTGCTAGGTCTTACACATTACTAAATACTCACTAGTCTTACACATTACTAAATTCTCACTGACAGTCACAAGTAGTCACAACCATAGATTATCATGTATGGtaaattttttcacttttgtcATAACTACTTAAAAAGTCATATCTAGGGTGATTTCTAATTGGATGACAATGTAAAAATCTTTACACGAACAGTACATAGAAATTAGATTCTAATATGAATATCTGGTGCCTGTATATATAATAGGTACTGCAGTCTGTAATCTATTATTAGCCAAAGATAACTAACAGAATCATTAACCATCAGTACCACCAATAGCCTGGCCCAAACAGAAACAGAAAAGCAGGGCGGAGAGATCTCAGTACCAATGCCAGAAGAATATTTCTTCACATGCAGTCAACAAGCATGGAAAAACAAAAAGCCAGAGACAAAAGGTATGCATGAAGTGTCGAAAAGATGAACGTCAATAAAATGTAATATCTCCTTTTCACTTCCCATTAtgcatttttccttttctagtTTCATACAAACATTAACGTTGTCAAGTTCAATTGACAAACTTcatagaaaaagataaaaaaaaacggCATTACCATGAATGTACATAAAAGAcctaaaaaaacacaacagTTGACTACATATGCattcaaattacattttttgtaGTAATACTAATAACTTGTGAAAAACTTCCAGCCAAACTGCATCGCAATATATGGCATACTTGGTTCAGCAACAAAACCTGGTGAGCTACTCAATCCAGCAAAGGATGTTCAAAAACTCAATGAGCAAATTAACACGCCAAAGCTTCAACAAGGATTTGCTacatgagtttaattttcaaagtgtcactgtaatttttttttaaactgtcaactaattagaaatcactctacatataatttttatagtaattattacaaaattcaaCAATCCTATCATAGTTCAAAttacattctaattaaattcatatatgtGAGTCTGGCATAGTTGTTGTAGGAGATTgaagtgactttttttttttaccaaagccTAATTGATCCTTGTAAGAAGAGAAGGGTTCCTGAACATCCTTAGGCGGCGTAATATCCTTCACAAGCTCTTGATACGCTTTCCTCTCCGCTATATCTTCCAACTTTTTCAGCCTCGCCTTCAATTCTTCACTCTTCGCACCAATAATAGTTACATAAAATTGAATGGATCAACAAATTTCGAAGCCACAAAAACAACATAATTGAAGGGAATTGCAAAGGTGAGTGGGAGTAGGGATTGATTGTACTTACCTTTTCCCTGGGCTTAGGGCTGGAGAAGATGAAGCGGGTGCCCGAAAAGAGTCGGGTCAAGTCGGGTCTGGTTGATGGGTCAGAGGCCATCCACACAGTGCGAAATGGCACGTAGGGTATCTCCGACTGGAGGAGCAGATCGGAGGATGTTCGTTGAAGTTCGTCGGAGAGAGTCGCGTCTTTTGATGCGTCGGAAAGGAAATCCCGAATCGGGTCAGTTCTGGATATCACTAACCCGACCCGGTTTGACTTGTCAGTACCCATTGTTTGCTTGGTTCTCTGTGCTCTGTCTCCCGCACTACTGCAGCACCATTCACGAATCACAAGATAATAATAATCTCTTGTTACATagtttaactcttttttttctaattaaaaataaataaattactcaCCATGAAATCATGTCtaggaataaaatatatttgtttagtctattttatgtatatttatttttaatataatttattgttttattttataaagaaatttgagaaaaaaataaataaattaagctcttttgatgaaaaatcagtaaaaatttaaattattaacatttcatcacaattaattttaacatactaattttcaacatatttatattatgaatttatcttttatttttcttcttttcttttctcttctcttctaccCCTCAattgcttaaaaattaattatatgcgAATCTAAACACAAATAAATCTTTATAAACTTTGACACTTCAACTTTCACTTTATTAcacttaaaaatgataaaaatgtttacttcttttctcCTCGACTAAAAATCTcgagatttaaatttatttttatcaaaattatccaccatgacaatttttttccttGCCGAAATTAAGTAAACATAAAGTGCTTTAGCAATATAGAGCAAACTAGGCCTTTAGAATTAGGGAACCTGAATAAGGGCTCTTTTTATACATCTGTCTTGGTACCATATAAATTACCAAATGATCCGTATAGCATGTTTGGTTGACATGCTTCACATTCTCACAAACAAAGTAAGGGCTAGTCCATATAACTTCATATTTTGTTGCAGGTTTTGAGTTATGATCCAGAAGCAAACACGGTAAGCTTTAAAGATCTCACCAATCACATTTGAAATGCTTCCAACATTCTGGCTCCAGAATATCTTTCACCGCCACATGAATGACCCacaaaagatttaaaataagaataattataACAACACAATATAGACTTGAAATTCAAAAGCCAAACCTGCAGCATAGGACTAGTACTATGCAGCTTATTGTTCTTACAGAGACACATTGTAATAGAAACAAAGCAtaacaatgaaaaagaaatagcCTTGCCACCGTCGATCAAGAACCCAGTTCTGGGAACAAAAGTTGCGAGATGACGGAGCAAACCTGACACAAAATCTGATAAACAAGTTCCCTACACGAAAAAATGAAGTACTACGAACAAGAAACCATTTATTGTAGTCATAATAATAGAGTTTCCTTGATAAACCATCCAGCACAATTCATTTGGCCTTCTTCTGTGCAGCCTTGGTGACCTTAGCTCCAGTAGGGTCCTTCTTCTCGACGCTCTTGATGACTCCCACAGCCACAGTTTGACGCATGTCTCTCACAGCAAAACGACCAAGTGGAGGATACTCGGAGAAGGTTTCAACCACCATGGGCTTGGTGGGAATCATCTTGACCAAACCAGCATCACCATTCTTCAGGAATTTGGGCTCCTTCTCAAGTTCCTTACCAGATCGCCTGTCAATCTTGGTCAAGAGTTCAGCAAACTTGACGGCAATGTGGGAGGTGTGGCAATCAAGAACAGGTGCATAGCCATTTCCAATCTGTCCAGGGTGGTTCATGATGATAACTTGGGATGTGAAGTTAGCAGCCTCCTTGGCAGGGTCATCCTTAGAGTTAGACGCAACAAAACCACGCTTGAGATCCTTGACAGCAACATTCTTAACATTGAATCCCACATTGTCACCAGGATGGGCCTCAGTGAGAGTTTCATGGTGCATCTCCACAGACTTAACTTCAGTTGTTAGTCCAGTTGGTGCAAAGGTAACCACCATTCCAGGTTTCAAGACACCGGTTTCAACCCGTCCAACAGGCACAGTTCCTATCCCACCAATCTTGTAGACATCCTGAAGGGGCAATCGGAGAGGCTTGTCCGATGGCCTCTTGGGCTCATTGATCTGATCAAGGGCCTCAAGAAGGGTTGGACCCTTGTACCAGTCAAGGTTTGTAGACCTCTCAATCATGTTATCTCCCTCAAAACCAGAGATGGGAACAAAAGGAATTTTGTCAGGGTTGTATCCGACCTTCTTCATGTAGGAAGAAACTTCCTTGACAATTTCATCGTACCTTGCCTTGGAGTACTTAGGTGTAGTGGCATCCATCTATTCAAGTGAGCCAGAAACGAGAACTTGagtaaattaactaaaaaacaatcaataatAACCAAGAGCGTGTTTGGTTTCATGTTGGAGAATTGATTCTAAGTTGAAACAACTTTGAGTAGTTTTTGTATTtgatcaaaaaaatttatacttctAAGTTTACTCCTAACATGACATCCAAATATAAATCAcatcacttcaaaatcaattttatccaaaatcaACTTTGCATACACTCATTCAAACAAGCACTAAATGTGACTTTCAAGTGCAGGGAGATAAGGATCTAAAAGTCAGATACCTTGTTGCAGCAGCAAATCATCTGCCTCACACCAAGAGTGAATGCAAGGAGAGCATGCTCACGAGTCTGTCCATCCTTGGAAATACCAGCTTCAAAACCACCAGTGGTGGAATCAATAATAAGAACAGCACAGTCAGCTTGGGATGTTCCAGTAATCATGTTCTTGATGAAATCCCTATGTCCAGGGGCATCAATGACTGTGCAGTAGTACTTTGTGGTCTCAAACTTCCACAGAGCAATATCAATGGTGATTCCTCTTTCACGCTCAGCCTTGAGCTTGTCAAGCACCCAGGCATACTTGAAAGACCTCTTATTCATCTCAGCAGCTTCCTTCTCGAATCTCTCGATGACACGCTTGTCAATACCTCCGAGCTTGTAGATAAGGTGAccggtggtggttgacttcccAGAGTCGACATGGCCAATGACCACGATGTTAATGTGAACCTTTTCCTTACCCATTACTACTGAAACTTAATCTGCCATTTTTAAACACAAAAATCAATCATCtaagaacaaaacaaaatcaacaaaacacCACACACTTCCCCGAAAATGGATAAACCCTGACACtcaatgaaaattaaatgacaaataTACCCAAAGCATCACGGAACTGACAAATCAAAAACAAGAACGATCAAACATAGCAGGCTACACATGTTAAAGCAGGTTTAGTAAAAAACTGTATAACCTTCAAAACAATCCTAAGTATatgattcaaaacaaaaatagcaTCACAACATCCATATGCATATGTTTATCCACAGAACCACGTAACACCTCAGACTCGGTAAAAAAAAAGATCTAACAATTAGTACTCGAACTTAGAGCAAGAAAAATCTGCCAGTGAAAAGCAGAAATCAATAATCTAATATAGATCAAACAACATCACAGAGCTTACAACACCTCTACCCTAAACATAACCTCGACactcaaaaagaagaaaaatcaaatgaacCATATACCAACAACACCACAGAGCTGACAAATCTTCAAATCGGCAAGATAGATCAAACAAAGTAGACACAACATGTTATAGCAGATtgagtaaaaactaaaaactatatAACCGTATAAGCTTCAAAATAATACAAAGtataaaaaacttcgtaccccattgcccagaggctcttcgctatgcgaaggtatgagggagggatgttgtacgcagccttacccttgcatatgcaaagaggctgtttccggatatGATACAAAACAATAGAATGCACGTATGTTTATCCACACCAACACATAAGACCCCAAGCACTcagtgaaataaaaatatatacaacaatAACCAAAGAAACTACTGATTCAAATTTACACGATTTTCACACTATCTAGATTCATAAATTCGATTTAACAGGCACATAAATCCCaacaaacatcaaataattaaacacaAAAGAGGAATTGATTATACACCATAGTCAAATAGATAAACTAATTAACAGCGTTAACAAGTCTGTGAATCGATAATAATCCATCAATAACAAGAAAATTTAGAGGGAAAGATAACCTTGGAGAAAGAAGCCGCGAGAAGAGAAGGAGTGTAGCAGGGAAAAGTGCTTAAGGGATTAGAGGGTTTATAAACAAACATCTAACCTTGTGTAGCAAGTCATAGAATGTTACAAATAATACATAGCTAAC includes these proteins:
- the LOC100499678 gene encoding uncharacterized protein LOC100499678 (The RefSeq protein has 1 substitution compared to this genomic sequence) gives rise to the protein MGTDKSNRVGLVISRTDPIRDFLSDASKDATLSDELQRTSSDLLLQSEIPYVPFRTVWMASDPSTRPDLTRLFSGTRFIFSSPKPREKSEELKARLKKLEDIAERKAYQELVKDITPPKDVQEPFSSYKDQLGFGLHVVVTMFTGYLLGYAAFRALFNHSPAMNAAGGILGLVGAMFVETFLFIIRSSNADADKTRESSQKPRSSFSTSRIKKNQ
- the LOC100776330 gene encoding elongation factor 1-alpha-like; protein product: MGKEKVHINIVVIGHVDSGKSTTTGHLIYKLGGIDKRVIERFEKEAAEMNKRSFKYAWVLDKLKAERERGITIDIALWKFETTKYYCTVIDAPGHRDFIKNMITGTSQADCAVLIIDSTTGGFEAGISKDGQTREHALLAFTLGVRQMICCCNKMDATTPKYSKARYDEIVKEVSSYMKKVGYNPDKIPFVPISGFEGDNMIERSTNLDWYKGPTLLEALDQINEPKRPSDKPLRLPLQDVYKIGGIGTVPVGRVETGVLKPGMVVTFAPTGLTTEVKSVEMHHETLTEAHPGDNVGFNVKNVAVKDLKRGFVASNSKDDPAKEAANFTSQVIIMNHPGQIGNGYAPVLDCHTSHIAVKFAELLTKIDRRSGKELEKEPKFLKNGDAGLVKMIPTKPMVVETFSEYPPLGRFAVRDMRQTVAVGVIKSVEKKDPTGAKVTKAAQKKAK
- the LOC100499678 gene encoding uncharacterized protein isoform X1, with amino-acid sequence MGTDKSNRVGLVISRTDPIRDFLSDASKDATLSDELQRTSSDLLLQSEIPYVPFRTVWMASDPSTRPDLTRLFSGTRFIFSSPKPREKSEELKARLKKLEDIAERKAYQELVKDITPPKDVQEPFSSYKDQLGFGLHVVVTMFTGYLLGYAAFRALFNHSPAMNAAGGILGLVGAMFVETFLFIIRSSNADADKTRKSSQKPRSSFSTSRIKKNQ